One Carassius carassius chromosome 20, fCarCar2.1, whole genome shotgun sequence DNA segment encodes these proteins:
- the LOC132096915 gene encoding phosphatase and actin regulator 1 isoform X3, with protein MSTADHTVMRGIWGRNAPAGNAMEKPKNKGFSLIKMMSLNYRKEKNPQQQQHHNNMPFMIHSHIGKEIKHICSNCSRVSHAQDAEEVERLASVVSGSHCRSRFGSLGRLFKPWKWNKKKSQDFTQMSTALERKMSVRQSREELIKRGVLKEIFDKDSRSTAVTPADQMKNTLPSDCERTAEDRQRTDTADFRVSLDGGLCAQDNTLKSLTLPPKKTVTFPSDLQEPPAKPQLIHKQPPALPPKPFSRRTNHSTDPCLQWKPCPQKLVLYSSSWGQCCGPLQLQYSAAHPSSRIILELQKTLALTLHRLDSSAVHTGQYSAPLRTVAIDCDADKENIPNESDYQDLPCVYKDEEQEEDEDEEDDSLFTNALVLRILRKDSLAVKLSNRPSPRELQEKNILPVQTDEERLQSRQLIGKKLTGRLSQRPTAEELEQRNILKPHNEEEQMEEKREIRRRLSHKLSQRPTVEDLRRARILTRFCDYVEVSDAQDYDRRADKPWTRLTAADKAAIRKELNDFKSHEMEVHESSRHLTRFHRP; from the exons atgtccACGGCGGATCACACAGTCATGCGCGGCATCTGGGGCAGGAACGCGCCCGCGGGGAACGCGATGGAGAAGCCGAAGAACAAGGGCTTCAGTCTGATCAAGATGATGTCTCTGAATTACAGAAAGGAGAAGAATCCACAACAGCAGCAGCATCACAACAACATGCCCTTCATGATCCACAGCCACATCGGCAAAGAGATCAAACACATATGCAGCAACTGCAGCCGCGTCAGCCACGCGCAGGACG CAGAGGAGGTGGAGAGGCTGGCCTCCGTGGTGTCCGGATCACACTGCAGGAGCAGGTTCGGCTCTCTGGGACGCCTCTTCAAACCCTGGAAGTGGAACAAGAAGAAGAGCCAGGACTTCACACAGATGTCGACCG ctctgGAGAGGAAGATGTCGGTGCGTCAGAGCCGAGAGGAGCTGATCAAACGAGGAGTGCTGAAGGAGATCTTTGACAAAG ACTCCAGGAGCACAGCTGTGACGCCGGCCGACCAGATGAAGAACACACTGCCCTCAGACTGTGAGAGGACGGCCGAGGACCGACAGAGGACcg ACACCGCTGACTTCCGTGTGTCTCTGGACGGAGGACTCTGTGCTCAGGACAACACACTCAAGTCGCTCACACTTCCTCCCAAGAAAACCGTCACCTTCCCCAGTGACCTTCAGGAGCCACCGGCCAAACCTCAGCTCATCCACAAACAGCCTCCCGCCCTGCCGCCCAAACCCTTCTCCAGacggaccaatcacagcacag accCGTGTTTGCAGTGGAAGCCGTGTCCTCAGAAGCTGGTGCTGTACTCGTCTTCGTGGGGTCAGTGCTGTGGCCCCCTGCAGCTGCAGTACAGCGCCGCTCACCCGTCCAGCCGGATCATCCTGGAGCTGCAGAAGACGCTGGCGCTCACCTTACACAGGCtcgacag CTCTGCGGTTCACACCGGTCAGTACAGCGCTCCTCTCCGGACCGTGGCCATCGACTGTGACGCTGATAAAGAGAACATCCCCAACGAGTCTGACTACCAGGACCTGCCCTGCGTGTATAAAGATGAAGAGCAGGAGGAGGACGAGGATGAAGAAGATGATTCGCTCTTTACAA acgcTCTGGTGCTGAGGATCTTGAGGAAGGACTCTCTGGCGGTGAAGCTGAGTAACCGGCCGTCTCCGAGAGAACTACAGGAGAAGAACATCTTACCTGTTCAGACGGACGAGGAGCGACTGCAGTCCAGACAGCTGATCGGCAAAAAACTCAcagg GAGACTGAGTCAGAGACCCACGGCTGAAGAGCTGGAGCAGAGGAACATCCTCAAAC CTCATAATGAGGAGGAGCAGatggaggagaagagagagatcaGACGCCGGCTCTcacacaag ctcaGTCAGAGGCCCACGGTGGAGGATCTGCGTCGAGCTCGGATCCTGACCCGCTTCTGTGATTACGTGGAGGTGTCGGACGCTCAGGACTACGACAGACGAGCAGACAAACCCTGGACGAGACTCACAGCGGCCGACAAG
- the LOC132096915 gene encoding phosphatase and actin regulator 1 isoform X4 yields MSTADHTVMRGIWGRNAPAGNAMEKPKNKGFSLIKMMSLNYRKEKNPQQQQHHNNMPFMIHSHIGKEIKHICSNCSRVSHAQDALERKMSVRQSREELIKRGVLKEIFDKDSRSTAVTPADQMKNTLPSDCERTAEDRQRTGQYTADFRVSLDGGLCAQDNTLKSLTLPPKKTVTFPSDLQEPPAKPQLIHKQPPALPPKPFSRRTNHSTDPCLQWKPCPQKLVLYSSSWGQCCGPLQLQYSAAHPSSRIILELQKTLALTLHRLDSSAVHTGQYSAPLRTVAIDCDADKENIPNESDYQDLPCVYKDEEQEEDEDEEDDSLFTNALVLRILRKDSLAVKLSNRPSPRELQEKNILPVQTDEERLQSRQLIGKKLTGRLSQRPTAEELEQRNILKPHNEEEQMEEKREIRRRLSHKLSQRPTVEDLRRARILTRFCDYVEVSDAQDYDRRADKPWTRLTAADKAAIRKELNDFKSHEMEVHESSRHLTRFHRP; encoded by the exons atgtccACGGCGGATCACACAGTCATGCGCGGCATCTGGGGCAGGAACGCGCCCGCGGGGAACGCGATGGAGAAGCCGAAGAACAAGGGCTTCAGTCTGATCAAGATGATGTCTCTGAATTACAGAAAGGAGAAGAATCCACAACAGCAGCAGCATCACAACAACATGCCCTTCATGATCCACAGCCACATCGGCAAAGAGATCAAACACATATGCAGCAACTGCAGCCGCGTCAGCCACGCGCAGGACG ctctgGAGAGGAAGATGTCGGTGCGTCAGAGCCGAGAGGAGCTGATCAAACGAGGAGTGCTGAAGGAGATCTTTGACAAAG ACTCCAGGAGCACAGCTGTGACGCCGGCCGACCAGATGAAGAACACACTGCCCTCAGACTGTGAGAGGACGGCCGAGGACCGACAGAGGACcggtcagt ACACCGCTGACTTCCGTGTGTCTCTGGACGGAGGACTCTGTGCTCAGGACAACACACTCAAGTCGCTCACACTTCCTCCCAAGAAAACCGTCACCTTCCCCAGTGACCTTCAGGAGCCACCGGCCAAACCTCAGCTCATCCACAAACAGCCTCCCGCCCTGCCGCCCAAACCCTTCTCCAGacggaccaatcacagcacag accCGTGTTTGCAGTGGAAGCCGTGTCCTCAGAAGCTGGTGCTGTACTCGTCTTCGTGGGGTCAGTGCTGTGGCCCCCTGCAGCTGCAGTACAGCGCCGCTCACCCGTCCAGCCGGATCATCCTGGAGCTGCAGAAGACGCTGGCGCTCACCTTACACAGGCtcgacag CTCTGCGGTTCACACCGGTCAGTACAGCGCTCCTCTCCGGACCGTGGCCATCGACTGTGACGCTGATAAAGAGAACATCCCCAACGAGTCTGACTACCAGGACCTGCCCTGCGTGTATAAAGATGAAGAGCAGGAGGAGGACGAGGATGAAGAAGATGATTCGCTCTTTACAA acgcTCTGGTGCTGAGGATCTTGAGGAAGGACTCTCTGGCGGTGAAGCTGAGTAACCGGCCGTCTCCGAGAGAACTACAGGAGAAGAACATCTTACCTGTTCAGACGGACGAGGAGCGACTGCAGTCCAGACAGCTGATCGGCAAAAAACTCAcagg GAGACTGAGTCAGAGACCCACGGCTGAAGAGCTGGAGCAGAGGAACATCCTCAAAC CTCATAATGAGGAGGAGCAGatggaggagaagagagagatcaGACGCCGGCTCTcacacaag ctcaGTCAGAGGCCCACGGTGGAGGATCTGCGTCGAGCTCGGATCCTGACCCGCTTCTGTGATTACGTGGAGGTGTCGGACGCTCAGGACTACGACAGACGAGCAGACAAACCCTGGACGAGACTCACAGCGGCCGACAAG
- the LOC132096915 gene encoding phosphatase and actin regulator 1 isoform X2, translating into MSTADHTVMRGIWGRNAPAGNAMEKPKNKGFSLIKMMSLNYRKEKNPQQQQHHNNMPFMIHSHIGKEIKHICSNCSRVSHAQDEEVERLASVVSGSHCRSRFGSLGRLFKPWKWNKKKSQDFTQMSTALERKMSVRQSREELIKRGVLKEIFDKDSRSTAVTPADQMKNTLPSDCERTAEDRQRTGQYTADFRVSLDGGLCAQDNTLKSLTLPPKKTVTFPSDLQEPPAKPQLIHKQPPALPPKPFSRRTNHSTDPCLQWKPCPQKLVLYSSSWGQCCGPLQLQYSAAHPSSRIILELQKTLALTLHRLDSSAVHTGQYSAPLRTVAIDCDADKENIPNESDYQDLPCVYKDEEQEEDEDEEDDSLFTNALVLRILRKDSLAVKLSNRPSPRELQEKNILPVQTDEERLQSRQLIGKKLTGRLSQRPTAEELEQRNILKPHNEEEQMEEKREIRRRLSHKLSQRPTVEDLRRARILTRFCDYVEVSDAQDYDRRADKPWTRLTAADKAAIRKELNDFKSHEMEVHESSRHLTRFHRP; encoded by the exons atgtccACGGCGGATCACACAGTCATGCGCGGCATCTGGGGCAGGAACGCGCCCGCGGGGAACGCGATGGAGAAGCCGAAGAACAAGGGCTTCAGTCTGATCAAGATGATGTCTCTGAATTACAGAAAGGAGAAGAATCCACAACAGCAGCAGCATCACAACAACATGCCCTTCATGATCCACAGCCACATCGGCAAAGAGATCAAACACATATGCAGCAACTGCAGCCGCGTCAGCCACGCGCAGGACG AGGAGGTGGAGAGGCTGGCCTCCGTGGTGTCCGGATCACACTGCAGGAGCAGGTTCGGCTCTCTGGGACGCCTCTTCAAACCCTGGAAGTGGAACAAGAAGAAGAGCCAGGACTTCACACAGATGTCGACCG ctctgGAGAGGAAGATGTCGGTGCGTCAGAGCCGAGAGGAGCTGATCAAACGAGGAGTGCTGAAGGAGATCTTTGACAAAG ACTCCAGGAGCACAGCTGTGACGCCGGCCGACCAGATGAAGAACACACTGCCCTCAGACTGTGAGAGGACGGCCGAGGACCGACAGAGGACcggtcagt ACACCGCTGACTTCCGTGTGTCTCTGGACGGAGGACTCTGTGCTCAGGACAACACACTCAAGTCGCTCACACTTCCTCCCAAGAAAACCGTCACCTTCCCCAGTGACCTTCAGGAGCCACCGGCCAAACCTCAGCTCATCCACAAACAGCCTCCCGCCCTGCCGCCCAAACCCTTCTCCAGacggaccaatcacagcacag accCGTGTTTGCAGTGGAAGCCGTGTCCTCAGAAGCTGGTGCTGTACTCGTCTTCGTGGGGTCAGTGCTGTGGCCCCCTGCAGCTGCAGTACAGCGCCGCTCACCCGTCCAGCCGGATCATCCTGGAGCTGCAGAAGACGCTGGCGCTCACCTTACACAGGCtcgacag CTCTGCGGTTCACACCGGTCAGTACAGCGCTCCTCTCCGGACCGTGGCCATCGACTGTGACGCTGATAAAGAGAACATCCCCAACGAGTCTGACTACCAGGACCTGCCCTGCGTGTATAAAGATGAAGAGCAGGAGGAGGACGAGGATGAAGAAGATGATTCGCTCTTTACAA acgcTCTGGTGCTGAGGATCTTGAGGAAGGACTCTCTGGCGGTGAAGCTGAGTAACCGGCCGTCTCCGAGAGAACTACAGGAGAAGAACATCTTACCTGTTCAGACGGACGAGGAGCGACTGCAGTCCAGACAGCTGATCGGCAAAAAACTCAcagg GAGACTGAGTCAGAGACCCACGGCTGAAGAGCTGGAGCAGAGGAACATCCTCAAAC CTCATAATGAGGAGGAGCAGatggaggagaagagagagatcaGACGCCGGCTCTcacacaag ctcaGTCAGAGGCCCACGGTGGAGGATCTGCGTCGAGCTCGGATCCTGACCCGCTTCTGTGATTACGTGGAGGTGTCGGACGCTCAGGACTACGACAGACGAGCAGACAAACCCTGGACGAGACTCACAGCGGCCGACAAG
- the LOC132096915 gene encoding phosphatase and actin regulator 1 isoform X1: protein MSTADHTVMRGIWGRNAPAGNAMEKPKNKGFSLIKMMSLNYRKEKNPQQQQHHNNMPFMIHSHIGKEIKHICSNCSRVSHAQDAEEVERLASVVSGSHCRSRFGSLGRLFKPWKWNKKKSQDFTQMSTALERKMSVRQSREELIKRGVLKEIFDKDSRSTAVTPADQMKNTLPSDCERTAEDRQRTGQYTADFRVSLDGGLCAQDNTLKSLTLPPKKTVTFPSDLQEPPAKPQLIHKQPPALPPKPFSRRTNHSTDPCLQWKPCPQKLVLYSSSWGQCCGPLQLQYSAAHPSSRIILELQKTLALTLHRLDSSAVHTGQYSAPLRTVAIDCDADKENIPNESDYQDLPCVYKDEEQEEDEDEEDDSLFTNALVLRILRKDSLAVKLSNRPSPRELQEKNILPVQTDEERLQSRQLIGKKLTGRLSQRPTAEELEQRNILKPHNEEEQMEEKREIRRRLSHKLSQRPTVEDLRRARILTRFCDYVEVSDAQDYDRRADKPWTRLTAADKAAIRKELNDFKSHEMEVHESSRHLTRFHRP, encoded by the exons atgtccACGGCGGATCACACAGTCATGCGCGGCATCTGGGGCAGGAACGCGCCCGCGGGGAACGCGATGGAGAAGCCGAAGAACAAGGGCTTCAGTCTGATCAAGATGATGTCTCTGAATTACAGAAAGGAGAAGAATCCACAACAGCAGCAGCATCACAACAACATGCCCTTCATGATCCACAGCCACATCGGCAAAGAGATCAAACACATATGCAGCAACTGCAGCCGCGTCAGCCACGCGCAGGACG CAGAGGAGGTGGAGAGGCTGGCCTCCGTGGTGTCCGGATCACACTGCAGGAGCAGGTTCGGCTCTCTGGGACGCCTCTTCAAACCCTGGAAGTGGAACAAGAAGAAGAGCCAGGACTTCACACAGATGTCGACCG ctctgGAGAGGAAGATGTCGGTGCGTCAGAGCCGAGAGGAGCTGATCAAACGAGGAGTGCTGAAGGAGATCTTTGACAAAG ACTCCAGGAGCACAGCTGTGACGCCGGCCGACCAGATGAAGAACACACTGCCCTCAGACTGTGAGAGGACGGCCGAGGACCGACAGAGGACcggtcagt ACACCGCTGACTTCCGTGTGTCTCTGGACGGAGGACTCTGTGCTCAGGACAACACACTCAAGTCGCTCACACTTCCTCCCAAGAAAACCGTCACCTTCCCCAGTGACCTTCAGGAGCCACCGGCCAAACCTCAGCTCATCCACAAACAGCCTCCCGCCCTGCCGCCCAAACCCTTCTCCAGacggaccaatcacagcacag accCGTGTTTGCAGTGGAAGCCGTGTCCTCAGAAGCTGGTGCTGTACTCGTCTTCGTGGGGTCAGTGCTGTGGCCCCCTGCAGCTGCAGTACAGCGCCGCTCACCCGTCCAGCCGGATCATCCTGGAGCTGCAGAAGACGCTGGCGCTCACCTTACACAGGCtcgacag CTCTGCGGTTCACACCGGTCAGTACAGCGCTCCTCTCCGGACCGTGGCCATCGACTGTGACGCTGATAAAGAGAACATCCCCAACGAGTCTGACTACCAGGACCTGCCCTGCGTGTATAAAGATGAAGAGCAGGAGGAGGACGAGGATGAAGAAGATGATTCGCTCTTTACAA acgcTCTGGTGCTGAGGATCTTGAGGAAGGACTCTCTGGCGGTGAAGCTGAGTAACCGGCCGTCTCCGAGAGAACTACAGGAGAAGAACATCTTACCTGTTCAGACGGACGAGGAGCGACTGCAGTCCAGACAGCTGATCGGCAAAAAACTCAcagg GAGACTGAGTCAGAGACCCACGGCTGAAGAGCTGGAGCAGAGGAACATCCTCAAAC CTCATAATGAGGAGGAGCAGatggaggagaagagagagatcaGACGCCGGCTCTcacacaag ctcaGTCAGAGGCCCACGGTGGAGGATCTGCGTCGAGCTCGGATCCTGACCCGCTTCTGTGATTACGTGGAGGTGTCGGACGCTCAGGACTACGACAGACGAGCAGACAAACCCTGGACGAGACTCACAGCGGCCGACAAG